From Osmerus eperlanus chromosome 16, fOsmEpe2.1, whole genome shotgun sequence:
GCTTAAActgtgaaacctctggtccctcaatgctaatatataaaagcttccatagcatttctaCAGACAGGCTGCTCCTCCAATCAGTTTAAATTCTatcaaccactcgtcactcactactcaactcttgattggcCAACGGTGCGCGCCacaagctgcaaagttatttatgcatttagaagatagcaaaacatatgcaGGATGTtaagtttaaaaaaatctttttttagggttgagttaaaaaaaaaaaaaaaaaaattatcaatgctttgcagtggcccgatccggccagtgagttgctagtttaactgtcccaacgttactttttactggccccgggccagcGGGCCATCGTTCTTGTCGAGCCCTCCCTCATGCTATTTACTGTAGGTAATTCAGCTGTGTTgttatgtgtgcatgtacaggATCTTCTCAGTGCTCTCTGCCATTCTCTACCTGGGCAACATTACCTACACACTGTCTGAGGAGGGACAGGTGCTAGAGGCAGGCCCTGCCAACGTCCTGTCAACCCTGTCTGACCTGCTCACGGTAAGTCCAGCAGCTCTGTTTAGCACTGTTAGACTCATTTACAAATCTAGATCTGTTTTTCTACATATCTGTCTACGTACGTGCTATTTATAAAGGCATCTCAATGATCTGCTTCTGGGGTCGGTGCAGAGCATTTTCCATTTGTGATTTTTCAAAATAACTGAACCAAGCTGAAGAGGAGAGATTTCTTTGTTTGTTCTGCATTGTAGCGGGGGTGTATCATCGTGTTGAAGTTTGTGCCACGGTATGTTACCCCAGACTTGTTTTCCAAAAGAagcctttttttaaattgtctTCCAGGTCAAAAAGCAGCTGTTGGTGGAGGCTTTGACCAAGAGGAAATCGACCACGGCCAAGGTCACGCTGGTCCTTCCTTACTCACTCAAGGAGGTGGAGATTCCTCACACCTATTGTATttccacatcatcatcatccatcaTTAATTACGTTACCAGCTGATTAGTTCAGTCGCTTACTTCCTGTTCGCTTTTCACGCGAGCAAGTTCTGACCCGTCCCTTGGCCTTTTATCGCTGTCCCCGTAGGCCACCACGGCAAGGGACTCCATGGCCAAGTCCTTGTACAGCGCTCTGTTTGACTGGATTCTCCTCCACATCAACCATGCTCTGCTCAACAAGCGAGACATGGAGGAGTCCGTCTCGGTGAGTCCTCTTCCACAGCCGGGTCAGAGAGTGGACGTGTATGTGAGACGTTTTCCTGTCCAGTGACCCTGGGTACAGGTGTGACAAGAGAACAGGACGCTCACCTTTTTAGGGGCGTGGTGAGGTGACGCACATCTGCTGGTTTGGTTTCAGTGTCTGTCCATCGGAATCCTGGATATATTTGGCTTTGAGGATTTCATGACCAACAGCTTCGAGCAGTTCTGCATCAACTATGCCAACGAGAGGCTTCAGCATTACTTCAACCAGCACATCTTCACACTTGAGCAGGTGctaagccccccctcccctccccccacccacctgacACAACCCTCCTATTTGTCCACAACGAAGAGCTGTTGTTACAATTGGCATTCTCATCAGCACGttcctttacccccccccccccccccccccaggaggagtACTGCAAAGAGGGCATCACCTGGCACAACATAGACTACACTGACAACATGAGCTGCGTTCATCTGATCAGCAAGAAACCTACTGGGCTCTTTCACCTGCTGGATGAAGAGAGCAAGTACGTCTTCATGGTCTTTACTGTCTTCGTTTCCCAGTTCCACTTGTGAACATGTCTCCAGTGTTGGTTATGAATGATCAAATCATTCATATATACTGTAAACAAGGTTGAATATTGTAGTGCATGTTGAATGGAAATATCATGAATGCTTTGGAAATTATTTTGTCCCCTGTCCAGCCTCCCCCAGGGCACAAACGACACCCTGCTGAACAAGTTCAAGCAGCAGCATCAGAACAGCCCATTGTTTGTGCCCACACCTGTGATGGAGCCAGCTTTTGTTATCCATCACTTTGCTGGGAGGGTCAAATACCAGATTAAGGTacaggggagtgaggggggcagCCTTCTCTAGCTGACCTTGTTGACTGTAACAGGCACGTTGAAAGCTCCAATTGGCTGTCTGTGCATGCTTGCTTTGTGAAATGTAATATCCCTTGATATTTGATATGTATAAACCTTTTTTCTTCGAAATGTCTACCCGCTCAACTTtaaacactcctctctctctctctctctcgctgtgtctctctctctcgctgtctctctctctgtgtctctctctctcgctgtctctctctcaggatttCCGGGAGAAGAACACGGACCACATGCGGCCTGACATCGTGTCGCTGTTGCGCAGCAGCGAGCGGGCCTTCGTGCGTCAGCTGATCGGCTCCAACCCCGTCGCCGTGTTCCGCTGGGGCATCCTGCGGGCCACCATACGCATCCTCGCCGCCTTCAACGATGTGGCACGCCAGCGGGCCAGGGAAAGATCCGGTAGCCTTCCTCCCTGGATTAGTATAAAAAAACGAATGTGGTATAGAGTTGTAGGACTTAGTACAAAGGGGTTCGTATTGATGACAGTGTATTGCCTGATGCAGGAGGCCCCGGTCAGTTCACTGGAGGGGTGAGAAGGTTGAGCTCCCGTGTATCCCTGGGGAAACTACGAAAGAAAAGCTCCGGTCTGGAGTTGTTGAGGTAAGATCTACTGCTGCATGTTCATCTCTCCGGGGCACTGATACCGCACTCAACAGTCCCCTTCTCAATACCTATGTGCACTGAAGCGTTCTGCCGTTAGGTCATCACCTGTGCGGACATCAAATTCATTACAAACTAAAACAGACTTGGATAGGCGTTGGCAGTAAAGCAGGTCATGTGTATTGCCAATAACTGTcgtctgtttttttgttgttttttatttgtCCTTGCTTGCCCAGCCCAAACTCCAGCTCTGTGCTCGATTTCTCCTTCGACCGCTCAGACGAGCTTCCTCTTGAGGTGTTTGAGGACGTCTTTGCCAGCTATGAAAAGGGGAAGTAAGTCTCTCAGGCTGGTGCTGGAACACGGCCTCGGTCGTCCAgcgagattgtgtgtgtgtgtgtgtgtttgttggcctCGCTCCTGACTGCCTCTCTAATTCACTTCAGTCCATTATCACCCATTTCTCTGTCCTCCATTTCCACAGGAAAAGCAAGGGCAGCCGCCAAAAGCAGCTCATTCCTAAGGTAAGGTCATGGCAGCTCTCGAAATCAGATGGGCCACATAGATTCCATCCggtttttttccacaaaggttTTTTTTAATGAACCGTTATCCACCAAGCCCTCCAAAGTGATCGTCTCGTTCTGTTGCTGTGTCTGGGAACAGtatctcccactctccccctgtGACGTGGGCTTGTTTTTGTTCTGTGGGGCAGTAATGTGATGTTGCTTCTTCCACAGAACCTAATGGACTCCCAGTCCCTCAAGTACATCATGGGTCTCACCATTCACGACCGCACCACCCaggctctcctccaccctcaccagaAGAAGAAGCCCCCCAGCATCAGTGCCCAGTTTCAGGTCTGTGGTTTGTTGACGGCAGGGAATAGTTGTGGAGCATGCCAGGCTAGGGCTGAAAGGAACACGTGGGGCTGTGTGTTGGGCCGACGTATTCATCTGGATGTGTTCCGTAGGCGTCCCTCAACAAGCTGCTGGAGACGCTGGGAAAAGCGGAGCCTTTCTTCATCCACTGCCTCCGTGCCAACGCTGAGAAGGTAGGGCGCTTTGCTCTACCCTCCGTAGCAAGGAGTCTGACCTTTTTCAAACGCTCATATCTGCGTGGCAGCCGCGGAGCCCCTTTGTGTCGACGAATAAAGATCGCGTCGCATTTGAATTCATTTTCGAGCGtgttgtttgcttgtgtgtgtgtgtgctcagaagGAGATGCACTTTGACGAGAGCCTGGTGCGGAGGCAGCTGAGGTACACCGGCATGCTGGAGACGGTGCGCATGAGGAAGTCTGGCTACGGAGCCAAGTACACTTTCAAGGTAGGTTACTGTGTTACGTCTGGCAAGCAGGCCCCGGGCCCCCCTCGCTACGCCGTTCTGCTCCCTGAAACATAAGCTTCACGCAGATTAATGATCGGGCTAATTGAGTTTGAAAGTGCCCCTGGATTACCGTGACACCGACATGGTTATACACCCGATGACGTTTGTATTGCTGATTAAAATTCAAAGAAAAAAGACCAgtgtacaaaaaaacaaactggAGGAATAATGTGATTTTGTTTTTTCCTGGGTTATGAAGGAGTTCCTGGAGAAGTTTAAAGTATTACTGCCAAAGAAGGCTAGCGCTACCCCCCAGGACATATCCAGCTTTCTTCAGAAGATGGGCTTGGAACAGACCACTTACCAAATCGGAAAGACCAAGGTAAACCTTGCGTagaatatacagttaggtccataaatatttggacattgacacaattttcatcatttaggctctgtataccaccacaatggatttgaaatgaaacaatcaagatgtgctttaagtgcagactttcagctttaatttcagggtatttacatccaaatcaggtgaacggtgtaggaattacaatacattttatatgtggcccccccctttttaagggaccaaaagtaattggacaattggctgctcagctgttccatggccaggtgtatgttattcccttatgggagttcgttatttcattgacaaggagcagataaaaggtctagagttcatttcaagtatggtatttgtgtttggaatctgttgctgtcaactctcaatatgaagtccaaagagctgtcaccatcagtgaagcaagccatcgttaggctgaaaaatcaaaacaaacctatcagagagatagcaaaaacattaggtgtggccaaatcaactgtttggtacattcttaaaaagaaagaacgcactggtgagctcagcaacaccaaaagacccggaagaccacggaaaacaactgtggtggatgacagaagaattctttccctggtgaagaaaaaccccttcacaacagttggccagatcaagaacactctccaggaagtaggcgtatctgtgtcaaagtcaaaaattaagagaagacttcaccagagtaaatacagagggttcaccacaagatgtaaaccattggtgagtctcaaaaacaggaagaccagattagagtttgccaaaaaacatctaaaaaaccctgtacagttctggaacaacatcctatggacagatgagaccaagatcaacttgtaccagaatgatgggaagagaagagtatggagaagggaaggaactgctcatgatccaaagcataccacctcatcagtgaagcatggtggaggtagtgttatggcgtgggcatgtatggctgccaatggaactggttcccttgtatttatcgatgatgtgactgctgaccaaagcagtaggatgaattctgaagtgtttctggcaatattatctgctcagattcagccaaatgcttcagaactcataggacggcgcttcacagtgcagatggacaatgacccgaagcatactgcgaaagcaaccaaagagttttttaaggcaaagaagtggaatgttctgcaatggccaagtcaatcacctgacctaaatccaattgagcatgcatttcacttgctaaagacaaaactgaagggaaaatgccccaagaacaagcaggaactgaagacagttgcagtagaggcctggcagagcatcaccagggacgaaacccagcgtctggtgatgtctatgggttccagacttcaggctgtcattgactgcaaaggatttgcaaccaagtattaaaagtgacaatttgatttatgattatgttagtttgtccaattatttttggtcccttaaaaagggggggggcacatataaaatgtgttgtaattcctacaccgttcacctgatttggatgtaaataccctgaaattaaagctgaaagtctgcacttaaagcacacctTGATtgattcatttcaaatccattgtggtggtatacagagccaaaatgatgaaaattgtgtcaatgtccaaatatttatggacctaactgtatgttgtaATCCCAAAATGTACtattctgtctgttccttctggCTGTTCCTTCTGACTGGTCTGTGCTTGTCTAGGTGTTTCTCAAAGAGCATCAGAAACGCTGGCTCCAGGAAACCCTCAACAAGAAGGTGATGCAGAACATTGTGATTCTGCAGCGCTGGTTCCGGACCTGTCTGATCAGGAAGCACTTCCTGGAGAAGAAGGATGCAGCTATTCTCATACAGGTATCAACGTCGCGGCAGTAGACCCTAACATTTTTTTAACCTTGCTCACACTAGGAAGGTGTTTGGTTCTGTGGTGAAAATCCTAATGGCTGGGTTGGACACTACTTTTGGAAAGTCTAAACAACGTCAGCTAAGATGACATTGAATGAGATCATTGTTGATAGTATTGCGACTGACTTATTAGAACTTAAGGGGGTATACATTACCCAAGCAACAACACCACAGTCAAGGTCACGCCTATGGCAAATCTTTGTCgtgttttgttgattttatgacGATTCATAGCAGTAGCTGGCTGCTGAACTCTCCTCCCTTGCTTCCCTCTCGTCCTAGAACATGTGGCGTGGGTTCTGTGAGGAGAACAGGTGCCAAGCTGCTACTGTGATCCAGGCTGCGTGGCGCACCTCCCTGAAGAGGAAGGAGTACATGCTCAATCGTGAAGCGCACAACGAGGACCTCTCAGAGCGCCAGAGGTACTGTACCACCATGTAGCACCACGGTCATTAGAATATGGATATCCCCCCACTCTTTAGACTGTCGGCTAGGTAGTTTATAAGTAAAGACAAATGCATGCAGAAAAACTTCTCTGAGAAGTACAgaccttttatttttatttttttccatgGGTCTTTCTGTAGTCGTTCTCCAGAGGGGAACAAAGGAACTGGTGATGTGAAGAACCCTGAGGAACCGGAAAGTCCcgtgggtgatggagagaggcctTCCTTGCCCCTGCCTTCCAgccagaggagcctggagagagcGGAGCTGAGGAGGCAGCGAGGCTTGGAGCACAGCCCCAACAGGAGCCAGGAACCAGGCACCATCAACGGCCAGGACGCCGCCAGCAAGGCTCAGCCCGTACAGAGGACTAAAGACGGGGAGCGACAAGAGGGTAGAGggtccccacctcccctcagccgacctctctccctccccctggacAAGACGCCGAGCAGGGACACCAGTCCCTCTAACACAGGCTCCCTCCAGCGCTACACAGGGAAAGAGGACATCAAGGAGAAGGGTGAGAAGTGGAAGGAACGAAGGAGCGATGGAGGGCAGTCGAACAACTCCAGTCCAGAGGCCAATCAGCTGAGGACTCAGCGGACCGACAGTTTGCTGAAGTATGTCAttatccttctcctccacctcaatGCCAACTGTTTTCTTACCTCTCCTCCAAATGTGTCTGAATTGCCTTCGTTTACTGTCCCATGGCTTAATGTAATTTAACGGTGAACTTCTCCCCCTGTTTACTAGGAACAAAGGGAAGTCCATGTCGGTAGACAACTTGACCAATGCCAGCTCCTCTGATTCTGACACTCCCCCTCCTGCATCTGAGGTACTGTGTGTCTCTAACACTCCATGCACCGCAGGTTGGTTAAAACTTCACATCTGCAGATAGGACATAGAGTGAACGTACATTCACAGAACATCCGGTTATTTGACTCAATGGATATTCTTTTATATGACCTGTAAATGTTATCTGCAATCTTGAAAACCCCTAATCGTCAAACAGTGTTGCAGACTACTCATGTGTTGTGTTACACAACCTAAATAGAGCTGTCATGTGACCTTGTTGTGCTGTCATCCTGCAATCGCCCTGTGCCATCAACCCATGTAACGAATGGGGGAGATTGGAAGCAGGTCAGCCACCCCCGACCCCTCCATGTCTCATTGCTTCACCTCACCCCACGCACACTCTAGGCCAGGGTGCGCTGCTACAAACGGACCAAACACAAGCGCCGCTTAGCCCACGCCCGCAGTGGGCTGATAACTGGACTCCATGACTATGGGAGGTCCATGGAGAGCGCGTACTGGAgcttccccctgccccccatcaGCCCCTGTGTGctcaagcaggcagacagcctGACCCACGTAGAGCTCCGGCCCAGCAAACGCTGGGTCCAGGTACTTCCCCTGCCCATCGCCTCTGCCCATCGCCTCTGCCAGGCCAGACTCTGGGACGTCGCCACCCCCGCTGCATGCATGCAGGGCTTTGCTTAGGTATAAGGAGACTCGGACCGCTACTCCTGCCCAGGCATGTGAAGGGTGCTGCTCTGCGCTTGGGCTCCGCAGCATGTGGCCGTGAGAAACAGAGCTGGGACAGTGACCCCGACCTAGCTGTGCTACAAGTCCTGTTAGTGAAGAgctgtgagaggagagatgggtgtgGTTTTCTGCAGGGGAACATGGTTGACAGCTGTTTTGGCAGGGTGGTGTGTTGTTTGGGATTCTTATATGGAGCTTTGGGATTCTAGacatgaaaaatattttctttcttctttttttttttccccccatcaGCAGACATTCCACGTTCTCCACCCATTTGCAATTTGATACGCAGTTTTTTGATATCTTAACCGATGCTGGTTGTTGTGTCTTTTCCAGCCATCTTCAGACATGGATGGGTCTAGGCTCAGCACAAGCTCAAGCAATCGGAATTCTACCATATCCCAGCTGACCACCCCTGAGAAGTAAATCTCCTTTAGCTACTTGACAATATAAGCATCTCTGTCCATCAAATCAGAAGAGAAAAGTCTAAAGTATCTGCTGTTTCAAAGGCCCGGATGATTGGGTGCAGTTGAAATCGATAATGTATTGTATAAAAGGCAGATGTACCCTCTAATTATTTCCCCTGTCTCACTTGCCTGAATAGGAGACAGAACTGGAGTTACTGCTGGACTGTACAAAATGGTAATGGTTAACACTGTGGTGAACACATTTTATCTGCCACAGATCTGGCTTCCTCAGTAAGATCCTGAAATGGCGGACGCCAAGAGACTCCCAGAACCTGGAGGATGGGAAGCTGGCCCTCCAGAAGGCACAGCTGGATAAAGGTTGGCTCTTTCGCACCCCTCCCATTAAATCTCAAATCAATCCAACAGGACCCACAAAAAGTTGCATctttgctgccatctagtggctcATGACAGTGCGAACCCTAAAAGAACACTTGACATGTCACTCGTTAAAGAATGTCCCCTCGAGAACGTGAGTACCCagaaagaaacgtttttcaggCTCTCTGAtcacccccctcatcctcctccgacCCACAGTCACCTCTCCTACCCAGACGCCCTACCGGCTGTCTAGCCAGGGACGGAACCCGTCCATCAGAATCAGCCGGGCCACGCGCGTCTCGGAGGAGTGGAACGCCTCTCTGGACAGGGAGATCAGAGACGTCAACGAGCTTCGCCACCTGGACGAGTTCCTGGGCAACCAGGTGAGCACATTTCTCTTGATTGGAGGATTCCGATCAGTCCACTGTCCAACGTGTCAGTATTAGGTTCAAGAATCCTGTGAGAAACCGACAGTTCTTCACTGAAATAATTCAGTGTAGTTGAGAGCAGGAGTCATGTTGACTTTTATCTTGCACTTGCTgacaacattactgtgactggatTGTGTTCATGCACTTTAAAAAGAAGAATAATATCACTTTACTAATCACCCTTTTGGACActctttttaatccattatgACCTAGGCTCTAGATTGTCGCTGAAAAATATTTGACTGTTTACTATATTCACAACTGGATCCCTCAAAGTGTAGTGACTGCATGTTCCTTAGCGACACTAAGTGGGCGTCGGCCGTCTCTGCCCCCAGGTGAACGAGCTGCGCGGCAGGATCAAGGAGCTGTCTGACACGGAGAACATCTTCCTGGTGTCCACCATGCAGTTTAGAGAAACCATCAAGAGCATGTACTCTGTCTCTGTGAGTGTCCTTTCAGTACCTGAGACTGCTGAACACATCCTGTCTGCCCGGTTTTGTCCCTAGAACCCTACACTTTTACACTCTCTTAATTTACGTTAAGCGTTGATATTGTTCCAGTCTTAACGAGTTGACAGTTGCTCTTGTCCAGATGGCTaactcccatctcctctcccctggctaGCAGAAGCCACACATGGGCTATAAGGGGCTGATGATGGGCTATAAAAACAAAGTAACCAGCCTGGCAGGACCCAAGCAGATGAACGAGGTCCAGCTGGTGGTCAACCTGTTCCAGTCTGTACTGGATGGCTTCATCCGCGGGGAAATAAAGAGGAAGGGGGCTGTCGAGCCTGTTAAGGTATGGTTGCGTGTTTAAATATTTGGAAGTCttcgattttttttcttcttcacttaacccgttaaccctcgtgctgccttcgggtcacatgacccaaaggttcataacgaaccatcgttgtgtttacccaattttacccaatacaaaaacaaattaaaataattttcttttaaccttcgcaatgtggggggtctgagacagcccaacggttaaaagaaaatgcttcactttgtttttgtatgcggtaaagttgtcgcaatacgacggtgggtcacaatgactgatgggtcagaacgacccgaagataacacaagggttaaggagtagcgtcacacatatgtgattctgaacattccaaccgactattttccgatagacaaaaactatatgacaaacgctatagtatggcttcaaaatttacaattaggaggctaacaagtaacactagcaggtagtagcattgctacgagtattatgctaggttgctaggtaacggaagctaactaaaactagctagcttccgttttggaaaaataactcactcctgaTGTCTGATGATTGAAGCCACTGTCTTTCTTGATCTCTAATGAACTTTCAGaccaaaaaaaagacaaagaagaggaggaaaaacgACATGTGTGTAAGTCAAGCTGGTTTCCTTCCACCAATCAGGTTTAACCTGAGAGTTGGCCTTCACATGCAGCTTTTTGGGGAACGTCCATATTCTAGCAGCCCTAGTTGTAATGTGGAATTGTCCttctacagacagacagtcctCTGGATCACATGTTCAGCACCTACCAAGTCAACATCATGCAGTCCTGTGACCTGTGTGGCTCTTACATCTGGGGCATGGAGAAGGCCTGCATGTGCAGCGGTGAGCGTCTTGTACACATGGAAACACGTCAACGGCATGCATTCATATAGCAGGAGCTTTTGTTTCGCAGCACGACGTAGGCTCAGGAAAACTGGAGCCGGGTTTCAAACGGCCCCTTTCACgtgttcttcttctcctctgctcttgtgTTAAGCATGCAAACTAGTGTGCCACAAGAAGTGCCTCGCCAAAATCATCACCGATTGCTCCACGCGCTGCACGAAGAAGGTAGGCTCGGACcgtccctgaacacacaccctaCAGGCCTAACCGTACGAAGGATCCGAGTCAACTAGTTGCGTCAATGATTACGTGATGCTAGCTATGTTTGGCCAGCTACGTTAACAATGATAATATGTTGTTACGTCATATAATACGTGAATATTTCTTTCTCGTCGGTCTGTTGCAGAACGATGGCAGCCACGGCTCGCTTCACTTCGGGGTGCCGGTGTACGCCCTGACCAGCAAGTCCAACCCGGTGCCCATGGTGGTGGAGATGATGCTGGAGCACGTGGAGATGAACGGGCTGTACACCGAGGGCATCTACCGCAAGTCAGGCTCCACCTGTCGGGCCAGGGAACTCTACCAGCTACTGGAGACGGGTACGGAGGGCTGCTGGAGAATGTTCCGGCTGTTTGGTTCAATTAAATTCCTTTAATGAGAGAGCACTATTCCCGACTTTATGCGTAATCATCTTTGGTACGCTCATCATTTAAAGGTGATGTTTTTCTTCCCTTCTTTGTCTTAAGATCCTAAGGGGGCGTGTCTGGATAACTATCCAATCCACACCATCACGGGGCTGGTGAAACGCTGGCTCCGAGAGCTGCCTGACCCCCTCATGACCTTCACCCTTTACGGTGACTTCCTGCACGCTGTGGGTGAGTCCTGTGTTTATGTCCTAAATGTCTGGAAGAGATGCCCATGACATCAGCTGTCCGGATGGCTCTTGTTCGCAGTCAGGCTGCTCAAATACAGGAAATCATGTTATGGAAATATACGAACAATTTTATGTGCAGAGTTGCCTGAGAAATCAGAACGCATAAGAGCCGTGTACAAAAAGCTGGACGAACTTCCCTCAGCTAACTTCAACACTCTGGAAAGACTCATCTTTCATCTTGTCAGGTAGGGAGTCTTGTGTTACATACACTATATGGCCAAAAGGATGTGGACAGCTGACCATCGCACCTATATGAGCTTGTTGGACATCCCATTGTTCCAAATCATCTCACAGGTGTTtaattgggttgaggtcaggactttGTGCaggcctctcctccacaccaatCTCATCTAAGCATGTCTTTATGGACCCCGCATTCAGCACAGGGG
This genomic window contains:
- the myo9b gene encoding unconventional myosin-IXb isoform X2; protein product: MSVTLPEGAADQDGQAFMLQIYPRLSQEDIASCCTLQVSAVVTAARVIQNAGATLGLDMSRPYSLLEVQREGGETRALEPRELPVERVLLWPPRFQKQHPQSQGYFFILQKGDDTNQRRAYQVQQTDQALQGEDTNDLCNLSVLTEDSILGSLRQRFYKRQIYTYASGILIAINPFKFLPIYNPKYVKMYENQPLGRLRPHVFAVADVAFHAMLKKQVNQCVVISGESGSGKTQSTNFLIHCLTALSQKGFSSGAERTILGAGPVLEAFGNAKTAQNNNSSRFGKFIQVNYLESGVVRGAVIEKYLLEKCRLVFRDKSERNYHVFYYLLVGAAKEEQKELRLLQPKDYLYLNQENFDLEDEEDFRHEYKRLHQAMEMVGFLPATKTQIFSVLSAILYLGNITYTLSEEGQVLEAGPANVLSTLSDLLTVKKQLLVEALTKRKSTTAKVTLVLPYSLKEATTARDSMAKSLYSALFDWILLHINHALLNKRDMEESVSCLSIGILDIFGFEDFMTNSFEQFCINYANERLQHYFNQHIFTLEQEEYCKEGITWHNIDYTDNMSCVHLISKKPTGLFHLLDEESNLPQGTNDTLLNKFKQQHQNSPLFVPTPVMEPAFVIHHFAGRVKYQIKDFREKNTDHMRPDIVSLLRSSERAFVRQLIGSNPVAVFRWGILRATIRILAAFNDVARQRARERSGGPGQFTGGVRRLSSRVSLGKLRKKSSGLELLSPNSSSVLDFSFDRSDELPLEVFEDVFASYEKGKKSKGSRQKQLIPKNLMDSQSLKYIMGLTIHDRTTQALLHPHQKKKPPSISAQFQASLNKLLETLGKAEPFFIHCLRANAEKKEMHFDESLVRRQLRYTGMLETVRMRKSGYGAKYTFKEFLEKFKVLLPKKASATPQDISSFLQKMGLEQTTYQIGKTKVFLKEHQKRWLQETLNKKVMQNIVILQRWFRTCLIRKHFLEKKDAAILIQNMWRGFCEENRCQAATVIQAAWRTSLKRKEYMLNREAHNEDLSERQSRSPEGNKGTGDVKNPEEPESPVGDGERPSLPLPSSQRSLERAELRRQRGLEHSPNRSQEPGTINGQDAASKAQPVQRTKDGERQEGRGSPPPLSRPLSLPLDKTPSRDTSPSNTGSLQRYTGKEDIKEKGEKWKERRSDGGQSNNSSPEANQLRTQRTDSLLKNKGKSMSVDNLTNASSSDSDTPPPASEARVRCYKRTKHKRRLAHARSGLITGLHDYGRSMESAYWSFPLPPISPCVLKQADSLTHVELRPSKRWVQPSSDMDGSRLSTSSSNRNSTISQLTTPEKSGFLSKILKWRTPRDSQNLEDGKLALQKAQLDKVTSPTQTPYRLSSQGRNPSIRISRATRVSEEWNASLDREIRDVNELRHLDEFLGNQVNELRGRIKELSDTENIFLVSTMQFRETIKSMYSVSKPHMGYKGLMMGYKNKVTSLAGPKQMNEVQLVVNLFQSVLDGFIRGEIKRKGAVEPVKTKKKTKKRRKNDMCTDSPLDHMFSTYQVNIMQSCDLCGSYIWGMEKACMCSACKLVCHKKCLAKIITDCSTRCTKKNDGSHGSLHFGVPVYALTSKSNPVPMVVEMMLEHVEMNGLYTEGIYRKSGSTCRARELYQLLETDPKGACLDNYPIHTITGLVKRWLRELPDPLMTFTLYGDFLHAVELPEKSERIRAVYKKLDELPSANFNTLERLIFHLVRVAKEEANNRMSANSLAIVFAPCILRSPDASDPFLGMKDVSKTTLCVEVMILEQLRRYNEKMQEIQELEYVENLAVNQLRLKRQNTIQEKPSSELSLPHVDSETSLIERIRSIKQEKDELVWRLPELEQENYDDNLDYESSRSSESLADDLLLGLVMEGGVSPLQAGQRPECPSKPADLAERVRALTGKPGGQTVRSTSGSQSRHRTDVTQSLCIVSGQGELTHPFSASSTPNNQSTIKTSRSFDDLDIPFIDEDS